The Gallus gallus isolate bGalGal1 chromosome 23, bGalGal1.mat.broiler.GRCg7b, whole genome shotgun sequence genome includes a region encoding these proteins:
- the CLSPN gene encoding claspin isoform X4, whose amino-acid sequence MAAAPVELQPEELDVAVAVLKAHSSDSDSGQGSAEPPSPGRPPTGSTSPQDGDSEEEIFVSRKAKGKKVLQDSESEDGEDGDSSVHNDTLGGDTENGEEKEKVTAQRNKKSRIRQGLLDSDDSDTGDHLQIENLDTSRKSVLSENEVEEGRPLKSGKKSRKHKHSFEDEAAEKAVGKPRRRKERERRAESIKQLIKGKKPSSEGQQVDGGEGYPFNDSGCLLDDKELFDNGLEEENNSFPGDEESIESIRAAVKEKIKKYKNKERFSEDEGYKHVFDDDNEESALKEPKRKERKAARLSKEAIKQLHSETQRLIRESSVSLPYHMPEAKSVHEFFKRRSRPVYEGNAMALLKSTKYEFTLNEEAAGTKTSSTDCKDGPTEGGQSAANEPEANLGGHTDPAAKDPLLGEGENLTEDSAEKSRKNNDDSHSAVTVTTASETEEQQSVLNTDCSEQKESEIPLPVGGNALEQRDETAPGLENSQQVGPGLAAQPEKVRKSKLDKLRELGIDLTIKPRICSGNESFINLDESDSNKELEALKARFLKHTLQTSKPKLERTINMSIIRKETTSEGKEELKADVVPAVLAAESLDEAVHTKPGEKLQVLKAKLQEAMKLRRTEERQKRQALFKLDNEELLEEEEEEEEEEEMTDESEEEEEGDHEAVESLLDEAEEDNEDLEEKQVEDGDKETDRESIDGEKVEQAVDCASVPKPPSTESTLMLFKDSSSKMGYSLPDEKHESEEAADKEATKLEDDDSFSLPTPAKENSHNSSFELIGSMIPSYQPCNKQMSRGGNFLPAAGGFRSPSPGFFKTSFISSASKSSGKMSEPSLPIEDSQDLYNASPEPKSLFPGAGESQFQFSLEDDTQSQLLDADGFLNVGQHRNKYQSSKHGLTLASMDENAMDANMDELLDLCSGQFSSQAEHVPSTSSNKKQNMEELLNLCSGKFVTQTDSPTWASSVSSKAEKDSDIEDPMAEALALCSGSFPTDREEEDEEHEEHEELGDFQLVTDDNAFDSEEDEKSGDSDGEEAEVSDEEELLRRREGSKKKLKLEDFMEDEAELSGSDVGSEDEYDGEDLNEYEEEIIDEELPNEAELESQVQKLHMKAVLDDDKRQLRLYQERYLIDGDLHSDGPGRMRRFRWKNIDDASQMDLFQRDSDNEDENESFDETEVKWRKERFEREQWLREQKEKNKEQEEEEEEDIGEDSQFMKLAKKVTEKSLQKRASPAVVVQDAKLLPRNPFETFRPASDIQIKNGSLLNRPKDILQKLAAMSDLNPNAPRNSRNFVFHTLSPDKNEEAKEKSKHQVKKRGPSAAITSLAKRPRVDSTEQTSQSRSIFQYLES is encoded by the exons gtgctgagcccccCTCACCGGGCCGACCACCCACCGGCTCCACGTCCCCACAGGATGGAG ATTCAGAAGAAGAGATTTTTGTAAGTAGAAAAGCAAAAGGCAAGAAGGTGCTTCAGGACAGTGAAAGTGAAGATGGAGAGGACGGTGACTCTTCTGTGCACAATGACACTCTGGGTGGAGACAcagaaaatggagaggaaaaagagaaggtcACTGCCCAGAGAAACAAGAAATCTCGGATTCGACAGGGTCTGCTGGACAGCGATGACAGTGACACTGGTGACCATTTGCAAATTGAAAATCTTGACACAAGCAGGAAGTCTGTCTTGTCTGAGAATGAGGTGGAAGAGGGGAGACCACTGAAATCTGGGAAAAAATCCAGAAAGCATAAACACAGTTTTGAAGATGAGGCAGCTGAAAAAGCTGTAGGAAAAcctagaagaagaaaggagagggagagaagagctgAGTCCATCAAACAGctgataaaaggaaagaagccaAGCTCAGAG GGCCAGCAGGTGGATGGTGGTGAGGGGTATCCTTTTAATGACAGTGGGTGTCTTCTTGATGACAAAGAACTTTTCGATAATGGcttagaagaggaaaacaattcCTTCCCAGGGGATGAAGAGTCGATAGAGTCAATACGAGctgcagtgaaagagaaaataaagaaatacaag AACAAAGAACGGTTTTCTGAGGATGAAGGCTACAAACACGTATTTGATGATGATAATGAGGAATCTGCATTAAAAGAACCAAAAAGGAAG gaGCGGAAAGCAGCAAGGTTGAGTAAGGAAGCCATTAAACAGCTCCATAGTGAGACCCAGCGGCTCATTAGAG AGTCATCTGTGTCTCTCCCATACCATATGCCCGAGGCCAAAAGTGTTCATGAATTCTTCAAGCGTAGATCTCGACCAGTGTATGAAGGAAATGCCATGGCATTGCTGAA GTCCACTAAATACGAGTTCACCCTGAATGAAGAAGCTGCAGGCACGAAGACCTCGAGCACAGATTGCAAAGATGGGCCAACAGAAGGTGGTCAGTCAGCAGCTAATGAACCAGAAGCAAACCTTGGCGGGCACACTGATCCTGCTGCCAAGGATCCTCTCCTTGGTGAAGGGGAGAACTTGACAGAAGACAGTGCTGAAAAGTCCAGAAAGAACAATGATGATTCTCATAGTGCTGTGACTGTAACAACTGCcagtgaaacagaagaacagcaATCAGTCCTAAACACCGATTGCAGTGAACAGAAAGAGAGTGAAATTCCTCTACCAGTTGGAGGCAATGCCCTTGAGCAAAGAGATGAAACAGCACCAGGCCTGGAAAACAGCCAACAGGTGGGGCCTGGATTGGCAGCACAGCCTGAAAAAGTGAGGAAGTCCAAATTGGATAAACTCCGTGAGCTGGGGATCGATTTGACCATTAAGCCACGAATCTGCTCTGGCAATGAATCTTTTATAAACCTCGATGAATCTGATTCGAATAAAG AATTAGAAGCCTTGAAGGCACGTTTCTTGAAGCATACCCTTCAAACTTCAAAACCCAAGTTAGAACGGACCATAAACATGAGCATTATTCGTAAGGAGACCACatctgaagggaaggaggaacTAAAAGCAGACGTGGTGCCAGCAGTTTTAGCTGCAGAGAGCCTGGATGAAGCAGTCCACACAAAGCCAG GTGAAAAGCTGCAAGTGCTGAAGGCAAAACTCCAGGAGGCCATGAAACTCCGCAGGACTGAGGAGCGCCAGAAACGACAGGCATTGTTCAAACTGGATaatgaggagctgctggaggaggaagaggaggaggaggaggaggaagagatgacAGATGagtctgaggaagaggaggaaggcgATCATGAG GCTGTGGAATCTCTGCTTGATGAGGCGGAGGAAGACAATGAAGatctggaagagaaacaagTTGAAGACGGTGATAAAGAAACTGACAGAGAGTCAATTGATGGAGAAAAGGTGGAGCAAGCTGTGGACTGTGCTTCTGTTCCCAAACCACCTTCAACAGAGTCTACATTGATGCTCTTTAAGGACAGCTCCTCCAAAATGGG GTACTCTCTTCCTGATGAGAAACATGAAAGTGAAGAAGCTGCAGACAAAGAAGCTACCAAGTTAG aagatgATGATTCATTTTCTCTACCAACACCAGCAAAAGAGAATAGCCACAACAGCAGCTTTGAGCTGATTGGCTCCATGATTCCATCCTATCAGCCCTGTAACAAACAGATGTCGCGTGGAGGGAACTTTTtacctgcagcaggaggcttCAGGTCACCTTCCCCAGGTTTTTTCAAAACAAGCTTTATCAGTTCTGCTTCCAAG AGCTCGGGAAAGATgtctgagccttctcttcccatAGAAGATTCCCAGGACCTGTATAATGCCTCTCCTGAACCAAAGAGTTTATTTCCAGGGGCTGGAGAATCCCAGTTTCAATTTTCTCTGGAAGATGACACCCAGAGCCAGCTGCTTGATGCAGATGG GTTTCTGAATGTTGGACAACATAGAAATAAATACCAATCCTCAAAGCATGGACTGACTCTAGCCAGTATGGATGAGAATGCAATGGATGCAAACATGGATGAATTATTGGACTTGTGTTCTGGACAGTTTAGCAGTCAAGCTGAGCATGTGCCAAGTACCAGCAgcaacaagaaacaaaacatggaAGAACTGCTCAATCTTTGCTCTGGAAAATTTGTGACTCAGA cagatTCTCCAACATGGGCATCATCAGTATCTTCCAAGGCAGAGAAGGACAGCGACATAGAAGACCCAATGGCAGAAGCACTAGCACTTTGTTCAGGCTCCTTCCCCACGGACAG ggaggaggaggatgaggagcaCGAGGAGCATGAGGAGCTTGGTGATTTTCAGCTTGTAACAGATGACAATGCCTTTGATAGTGAAGAG GATGAAAAGAGTGGGGATAGTGATGGtgaagaagcagaagtaagtGATGAAGAAGAGCTGCTGAGACGTAGAGAGGGCTCGAAGAAAAAGCT AAAACTGGAGGATTTCATGGAAGATGAGGCAGAGCTGTCAGGGAGTGACGTGGGCAGTGAGGATGAGTACGATGGAGAAGACCTGAATGAATATGAAGAAGAGATTATCGACGAGGAGCTCCCTAATGAAGCAGAATTAGAAAGTCAAGTACAGAAATTACACAT GAAGGCAGTGCTTGATGACGACAAGCGTCAGTTACGCTTGTACCAAGAGAGGTACCTCATTGATGGTGACCTACACAGCGATGGCCCTGGCAGAATGAGGAGATTCAGATGGAAAAACATAG aTGATGCTTCACAGATGGACTTGTTTCAGAGGGATTCTGataatgaagatgaaaatgaatcatttgatgaaacagaagtaaaatggAGGAAAGAGAGATTTGAACGAGAACAGTGGCTTCGTGAGCAG aaggaaaaaaataaagagcaggaggaggaggaggaggaagatatCGGTGAAGACAGTCAGTTCATGAAACTAGCTAAAAAAGTAACTGAGAAGTCCCTGCAGAAGAGAG CAAGCCCTGCAGTAGTGGTTCAAGATGCAAAACTATTGCCCAGGAATCCATTTGAAACATTCAGACCTGCCAGTGACATCCAG atTAAAAATGGGTCTCTCTTGAATAGACCCAAAGATATCCTTCAGAAACTGGCGGCCATGTCAGATCTCAATCCAAATGCACCTCGGAACTCCAGGAATTTTGTCTTTCACACACTTTCCCCAGACAAGAATGAAGAGGCAAAGGAGAAATCAAAACATCAG GTGAAGAAAAGAGGTCCTTCTGCAGCAATAACATCTCTTGCCAAACGGCCCAGGGTtgacagcacagagcaaacGAGTCAAAGTCGAAGCATATTCCAGTACTTGGAGAGCTGA